The following proteins come from a genomic window of Meles meles chromosome 1, mMelMel3.1 paternal haplotype, whole genome shotgun sequence:
- the NT5C1A gene encoding cytosolic 5'-nucleotidase 1A, whose amino-acid sequence MEAGELREPREPGPGAETAAARCWEETKTFYENLAPKKKPKSPKPQNAVTIAVSSRALFRMDEEQRIYTEQGVEEYVRYQLEHENEPFSPGPAFPFVKALEAVNKRLRELYPDSEDIFDIVLVTNNHAQVGVRLINSINHYDLFIERFCMTGGNSPICYLKAYHTNLYLSADAEKVREAIDEGIAAATIFSPSRDVAVSQSQLRVAFDGDAVLFSDESERIVKAHGLDRFFEHEKAHENKPLAQGPLKGFLEALGRLQKKFYSKGLRLECPIRTYLVTARSAASSGARALKTLRSWGLETDEALFLAGAPKGPLLEKIRPHIFFDDQMFHVAGAQEMGTVAAHVPYGVAQKPRPPAPLKPAPAAQ is encoded by the exons ATGGAAGCCGGGGAGCTCCGGGAGCCCCGCGAGCCCGGGCCGGGGGCAGAGACCGCGGCGGCCCGGTGCTGGGAGGAGACCAAGACTTTCTACGAAAACCTCGCgcccaaaaagaaacccaaatcG CCCAAGCCTCAGAATGCTGTCACCATTGCTGTGTCCTCCCGAGCCTTGTTCCGCATGGACGAGGAGCAGCGCATCTATACGGAGCAGGGCGTGGAGGAGTATGTACGCTACCAGCTGGAACACGAGAATGAGCCCTTCAGCCCGGGGCCAGCCTTCCCTTTTGTGAAG GCTCTGGAGGCTGTGAACAAGAGGCTGCGGGAGCTGTACCCCGATAGTGAGGACATCTTTGATATTGTCCTTGTGACCAACAACCACGCTCAAGTGGGTGTCCGTCTGATCAACAGTATCAACCACTATG acCTGTTCATTGAGCGGTTCTGCATGACAGGTGGGAATAGCCCCATCTGCTACCTCAAGGCCTATCACACCAACCTCTACTTGTCAGCTGATGCGGAGAAAGTGCGGGAAGCCATTGATGAAG GGATCGCAGCGGCCACCATCTTCAGCCCCAGCAGGGATGTAGCTGTGTCCCAGAGCCAGCTGCGCGTGGCCTTCGATGGGGATGCTGTGCTTTTCTCGGATGAGTCGGAACGCATCGTCAAGGCCCACGGGTTGGACAGGTTCTTTGAGCATGAGAAGGCCCACGAGAACAAACCTTTGGCCCAG GGCCCCTTGAAGGGCTTTCTGGAGGCGCTGGGTAGGCTGCAGAAGAAGTTCTACTCCAAGGGCCTGCGGCTGGAGTGTCCGATCCGTACCTACTTGGTGACAGCACGCAGTGCAGCCAGCTCGGGGGCCCGGGCTCTCAAGACCCTGCGCAGCTGGGGCCTGGAGACGGATGAGGCCTTGTTCCTTGCAGGAGCGCCCAAGGGCCCCCTCCTTGAGAAGATCCGCCCACACATCTTCTTCGATGACCAGATGTTCCACGTGGCCGGGGCTCAGGAGATGGGCACGGTGGCCGCCCATGTGCCTTACGGTGTGGCCCAGAAGCCCCGGCCGCCTGCGCCTCTGAAGCCAGCCCCAGCTGCGCAGTGA